AGATACACAATCAATATCACAAGATGCTGAATGGCTGTTGGATAATTTTTACATAATTGAAGAGCAGGTAAAGGAGATAAGGAGAAGCCTATCAAAAGGATATTATTCAGGATTGCCAGGGCTTAAAAACAGCATTTTAAAAGGATATCCAAGGGTATATGCAATTGCGCTTGAATTAGTATCACATACAGATGGTAGGATTGATGAAGATACTGTTTTGAATTTCATCAATGCATATCAATCTAAATCTCTTTTATCAAGTGGTGAGCTATGGGCACTTGGGTTGATGATCCGCATTGCACTAATTGAAAATATAAAGAGAAGTTCAGAGAAGATAATCGTTACTCAAAAACAATGGCATAAAGCGGATGAAGTAGCTAATATTTTATTATCAAATAAAAATATTTCTTTTGAAGATGTTAAAAAATTAATACATGAAAAAGTAATTACAGTTGAAAGGATACCTACATCATTTTTTGAAAGACTGCTACAAAGAATAAGGATGAATAGCGATGATACCACAATATTGATTCAATATATAGATAGGATTCTTCAGGAATATGATACAAATATAACTAACATTGTAGAGATTGACCATCAGATACTGGCGGCACGACAGGTTTCTATTGGAAATGCCATTACAAGCCTTAAATATGTTTCTACGCTTGACTGGGCACAGATTTTTGAAAGGCTTAGCAATGTTGAACAGATTTTAAGACAGGACCCAGATGGTACATATCCCGCGATGGATTTTGAATCAAGGGACTACTATAGACATGAGGTAGAGAAGATCGCCAAAAGGTATAATACATCAGAGACATTTGTTGCAAGAAAAGCAATTGAATGTGCGAAGGAAGTATTAAATGACAATAATAAGCCGGGTTATATAAATCATGTTGGGTTTTATATAATAGGTAAAGGTAAAAGCATACTGGAAAGTAAACTTGACCACAACAAAAGCAATATAAGAATTAGAAGGCTTATTAAAAAATATCCTGCAGCATTTTATATTTCTTCTATAATAGCGTTAACAGTCATTTTTATTTGCGCTATAGCACTGTTGTCAATGAAAGTAGGTATAAGTGCATCAAATCTTGTAATAATGGTGGCTGTATCTTTAATACCCGTAAGCGAAATAGCAGTGCAAGCAGTAAATTGGACTTTGATGCACATAAATAAGCCTACAATCATACCAAAGATTGAGCTAAAAAATGGCATACCTGATGATTCTGCTACAATGGTAATAATACCGACATTGCTCACAAGTGTAAAAAGGGTTAAAGAACTTTTGTCGCAGCTTGAAGTAATCTATATTGCAAATAAGGAAAAGAATCTATATTTTGCACTGGTTGGGGATTTTAAAGATACTAAGGAAGAAAAACTACCAGATGACGATAAAATAGTCGAGAGTGCTCTAAATGGGATTAAAAAGCTAAATAAAAAATATTCTCCTGAGAAAGATGTATTTTTCTACTTTCATAGGAAGAGAATCTTTTGCAAAATGCAAGAGTCATTTATGGGATGGGAAAGAAAAAGAGGTGCAATTGTTGAGTTTAACGAGCTTTTGAATGGCTCAAATGACACAAGTTATAATATAAAAAGTACAGAAGAAATAGATAAATTACCACATATAAAATACGTGATAACTCTTGATGCAGACACAAATCTTACAATGGATACAGCTAAAAAGCTCGTAGGAACAATGATGCATCCTTTGAATAAGGCGGTAATTGACAGAGAAAGAAATATTGTCGTTGAAGGGTATGGGCTTTTGCAGCCGAGAATTGGTGTAGATATTGTATCTGCCAATACAACAAGATTTTCAAAGATTTTCGCAGGTCAAGGTGGGATAGATCCTTACACAACTGCAGTATCCGATGTGTATCAAGACCTTTTCGGCGAGGGAATATTTACAGGAAAAGGCATATATGATGTGGATGTATTTAGAAACATACTTAGAGATTTGATACCAGATAATGCTGTTTTAAGCCATGACCTATTAGAAGGTTCATTTGTAAGAGCTGGCCTTGTTACAGATATTTTGTTAATTGACGGTTTTCCAGCAAAGTACAATTCATACATGATGAGACTTCACAGATGGGTTAGGGGTGACTGGCAGCTTATACCATGGCTTTTCAAAAGAATTAGAAATAGAGAGGGAAAATTGATTGAAAATCCTTTATCAACTATATCTAAGTGGAAAATTATAGATAATCTAAGGAGAAGCCTTGTTGCGCCTTTTACTATATTACTATTATTTTTAGGTGTTTTGTCGCCAATTAATGGATTATTAAGCTTGGGGTTATCAATGTTAGTAATGTTTATGCCGTTTTTAGCTAGCGTATTAGATACATGTATAGGTAAAGTAAGAGTGAATACAGGAAGCCGCGATAATGTGATTACTACTGGAATAAAGAATTCATTTTACAGTAGTTTGTTACAGTTTGCTTTCCTTCCATATCAAGGATATATGATGACAGATGCTATAATTAGAACATTGTATAGGGTCTTTGTATCGAAACGCAATTTGCTTGAATGGGTTACTGCAGCAGACATGGAAAGGCGTCTTAAAAACGATCTTCTTAGTTTTTTAAGCAAAATGTGGATATCTATCACAATTGCATTAGCATTTATTATAGCTAGTGGGTATTTTAAACCCAATATGTTTTATTACGTTTTTGCTATCTCTGTTTTATGGATAATGTCGCCATATGTAGCATATATTGTAAGCTATCCTAAGGTAGACCATGATGTCGAATTATCAGAATCAAATATTAAAGAGTTGAGAAAAATAGCGCGAAGGACATGGAGATATTTTGAAGATTTTGTGACGGAAAAAGAAAATTATCTTCCACCAGATAATTTTCAGCTAGACCCATATGCCGGTATAGCCGAAAGGACGTCACCAACAAATATCGGCTTATATCTTTCATCTACAATAGCTGCAAGGGATTTTGGATTTATTGGCACAGTAGAAATGATCGATAGAATAGAAAATACAATAAGAACGATTGAGAAGATGGAGAAATGGCATGGTCATCTTTACAACTGGTATAAAACAGATACATTAGAACCACTGAGGCCTTTGTATGTATCAACGGTTGATAGCGGAAATCTTGTAGGGTATTTGATTGTGCTTAAAGAAGGACTGAAGGAGATTATAGAAAAGCCTTTGATAGAAGGTCTGTATGAAGGATTAGTGGATTTAATTGATATCCTCAATGAGGATATACCAGATTTGAAGATAAAAGATTATTATTTAAAAGATGATTTTAATATATACGATTGGAACCATTATTTGGATATGTTGGAGGATAAAATTGAAAGAATTAAAACAGATGATGAGAATGGCTGGTATCAAAAAACAAAGGATACTATTGCTTTATATAAAAAAGAAATAGATGAGTTAATACCGTGGACCAAAAACATTGATAATCACGGAATATACAAGAATTTATTAGATGACCTTTCATTAGAAGGTCTTAATTTGGCATATAAAAAGCTAATAGATTCAGATGAGAATTATGACAATAATAAAATAATGACGGCATTTAATAAGACAAATGAAATCTTAGAGAGAATTCACCATTTGATTGATAGATTACAGAATTTGATAGATGCAACCGAATTTAGACCACTATTTGATTCGAGAAGACAGCTTTTTTCTATCGGCTACAATATAGAGGATGAAAAACTGACAAAATCATATTATGATTTGTTTGCGTCTGAAGCAAGGCAAGCAAGCTTTATAGCGATAGCAAAAAAGGAAGTTGACATGAAGCATTGGTTTAGGATGGGAAGAATGGTGACAGCCGAGAGTAACTTAAAAGGTCTTGTCTCATGGTCAGGAACTATGTTTGAGTATTTTATGCCGCTTCTAATAATGAGAAATTACAAAAATACTCTCATAGATGAGACATATAAGTTTGTTGTAACAATGCAGAAGAAATACGCCAAAAAATATAATATACCATGGGGAATATCAGAATCAGGCTTTTACTCCTTCGACATTAGATTAAATTACCAATATAAAGCATTTGGTGTTCCAGGCCTTGGCCTAAAAAGAGGATTATCACATGACCTTGTAATAGCACCATATGGAACAATATTGGCTTTGCCAGTTGATCCGCAATCTGTCGTTACAAATATAGAGAAACTTAATAAGCTTGGTATGCTGGGAAAATACGGATTGTATGAAGCTATTGATTTTACACCTGAGAGGATACCATATGGGAAAAAATATGCGATAGTCAAAAGCTTTATGTCGCATCACTTAGGCATGAGCTTATTGGCATTGAATAATTTTATAAATGGGAATATAATGCAGAGAAGGTTTCATTCGGATCCACATATAAAAGCAGCTGAAATATTGTTACAAGAGAGAATACCCGATGGAACGATGGTGATGAGGGAAGAGATAGAAGCACAAAGGAAATTCGAAGAGCTATCAAAGGAAGATGTAAAGACCGTAAGAGTGATAGAAGAGTTTGAAAAGCCCCTTCCAGAAGTTCATATTATCTCTAACGGCGACTATTCAGTAGTGTTAACAGATAGAGGTACTGGTTACAGCAAAAAAGAAGGGATATCAGTTACAAGGTGGAGAAATAAATTAGGTGAGTTAGACGGGACATTTATATTTATACAGAACATAAATTCGAATACAACTTGGTCTGCTACACATGCACCATTTTTGGAGAAAAATGAAAAGTATAAAGTTGTTTTTACACAAGATATGGCGAAGTTTTACAAGAGGGTTGGGAATATTGATACAGAGACAGAGATTATAGTCTCCCCTGAAGATAATGCTGAAATAAGACGTGTAACGCTAAAAAACCACAGCCAGCATTCCAGGACATTAGAAATAACCAGTTACTTGGAACCTGTTTTAAGTGATATTAATGCTGACATAGCGCACCCAGCTTTTAATAAGTTATTCATAAAAACTGAAAATTTATACAGCAGTGACACAATAATAGCAAAAAGACGGCCGAGGGACTTAAGTAAACCATCTGTTTGGGCATCACATGCGGTAACTGTAGAAGGTGGTGAAACAGTAGGCGATACACAGTTTGAAACAGATAGGGTAAAGTTTATAGGCAGAGGAAGGACACTTAAAAATCCAATTGCACTTGAGCCAGATAGACCCCTATCAAATTCGGATGGGTCTGTACTTGATCCTATTATGTCATTAAGAAAAAGGATAAGATTAAGTCCAGGCCAAACGGCGATGGTAATTTTTATTACTGCAATAGGAGATTCAAAAAATGAGGTTTTAAAACTTGCAGAAAAATACAAAGATGTTGGAGCTACCGAAAGAGCTTTTGAGATGTCTTTATCAAGAGGAAAAGTCGAGCTTGACTATCTCAACTTAAAATCGGATGAGCTTAATCTTTTCCAGCGTATGCTGCCGCATATAATCTTTTTAAGCCCTATAAGGATGAAGAAGGAAGAATATATATTAAAGAACGAAAAAGGACAATCCGGACTTTGGGCATATGGAATCTCTGGTGATATTCCTATTGTACTTATGGAGATCGGCAAAAAGGAAGAACTTCCAATATTGAAACAGCTTTTAAAAGCACATGAATATTGGAGGATGAAAGGCATTCTTGTGGACCTTGTCGTTTTAAATAGCGATAAAGGCGGTTATATCGATGCATTAAATGACAAGATAAAAGACGTGATAAACGGAAGTTTTGCGTACAATATTGTAGGAAGTTATGGTGGCATCTTCTTGTTACAAAAGAGCAGTATGCCCCAAGAAGATATTGTGCTTTTAAATACTGTCGCAAGGCTATCGTTAAAAGGTGATATGCCAATATCTGAGCAAATAAAGCTCGATATAGCTAATGATGATGAAAGGTATATTGAATGGCCGGAAAAAGTCGATGTTAATTATCCTGTGCTACAAACGCATGTTTACTTGGAATATGATAATGGATGTGGTGGATTTTCTGATGATGGACATAGTTACATCATATGTTTAGAAGATAAAAAAGAAACACCCGTTCCATGGATAAATGTTATTTCGAATTATAAATTTGGATTTCAGGTATCAGAGTCAGGAAGTGGTTTTACATGGTCCGAAAATAGCAGGGAGTATAAGCTTACACCATGGTCGAATGATCCTGTTTTAGATGAAAGTGGTGAGATATTATATTTAAGGGATGATTTTACAGGAAAATATTGGACAATCACACCAAAGCCCATAAGAGAAGATGAACCATATATTGTTGAGCATGGCTTTGGTCATACCGTTTTTAGACATGTAAGCTCGGAAATAAAGCAGGATATGCTTGAGTTTGTACCAATGAATGATACTGTTAAGATAACTATGGTAAAGCTCAAAAATTTAAGCCATAAAAATAGAAAATTGAGCCTCTACTACTATGTAAAGCCTGTACTTGGTGTATTTGATAGTATGACATCGCCATATATAGTGACGGAAATGGATAAAGGTTTGGGTGCACTTCTAATAAGGAATATGTACAATGAAGATTTTCCAAATAGGATATCTTTCATTAGCACATCTGGCAATATACGTTCATATACGGGAAATTTGTCGGAATTTCTTGGATCAGATTTTGACATCAAACGACCAGAATCATTAAAAAAAGAATCCTTATCGAATAATGCCGGTGCCGGATATAATCCATGTGCAGCTATACAAATTGATGTCGAATTAAGAGAGGATGAAGAAAAAGAGATTATATTTATGCTTGGTACTGGTACATCCAATGAGGATGTGAATAGAATTATAAAATATTACAAAGATTTAAATAATTCAAAAGAAGCTTTGAAATATGTTGATACTTTTTGGGGAAATTTTGTGAGTACAATAAAAGTAAGCACACCTGATAAATCAATGGACCTTTTGCTAAACGGTTGGTTATTGTACCAGACAATATCATGCAGAATATGGGCAAGGTCAGCATTTTATCAATCTGGCGGCGCATATGGTTTCAGAGACCAGTTGCAGGATACCATGAATGTAGTTTATATTGCACCGGAGCTTACGAGAGCGCAAATATTAAATGCTTGTGCACATCAATACAAAGAAGGAGATGTAATGCATTGGTGGCATCCGGGAACAGACAGGGGTATAAGAACAAGGTACTCGGATGATTTATTGTGGCTACCATATGCTGTTGCAGACTATGTCAATGTAACTGGTGACAATAAAGTTCTAGATGTTGAGATGCCCTTCATTGAAGATGAACCTTTAAAAGATGGTGAAGATGAAAGATATAATAAACCGAGGATTGCAGAAGAGACAGGGACGGTTTATGAACACTGCATTAGGGCGATTGAACATTCATTGAGATTTGGTAAACATGGAATACCGCTAATGGGTTCTGGTGATTGGAATGATGGAATGAACATGGTCGGAAATAAAGGGAAAGGTGAGAGCATATGGCTTGGATGGTTTATGTATGTTACACTCAAAAAATTTATTCCTTTATGCTTTAAAAATAATGATAATGAAAAAGCAGAAAAATATAAAAATATAGCCATGGATATAATTAACTCAATAGAAGAAAATGGTTGGGACGGAAGCTGGTACAGAAGAGCATACTTTGATGATGGTGTACCGCTTGGCTCAAGTATAAACAGTGAATGCAAGATAGATTCAATTGCACAGTCATGGGCTGCTATATCAGGTGCGGCTAAGAAAGAGAGGGTAAAAGAAGCGCTTGATGCATTAGAAAACTACTTGATTGATTATGATAATGCTCTTATAAAGCTTTTGTCACCTCCGTTTGATAAAGGCGACCTTAATCCAGGATATATTAAAGGGTATGTGCCAGGTGTAAGAGAAAATGGGGGACAGTATACACATGCAGCAATTTGGGCTATAATGGCATATGCTGTGATCGGTGATGGTGATATGGCTTGTAAGCTTTATAGCATGATAAACCCCATAAATCATACAAGGACGCCTATCGAATGTGCAAAATACAAAGTTGAACCATATGTAATGGCAGCTGATGTTTATGCAGTCGAACCAAATGTCGGCAGAGGTGGTTGGACATGGTATACGGGTTCATCTGGTTGGATGTATAGAGTCGGCATCGAGCATATACTGGGGTTTAAGAAAATAGGTGATACCTTAATTATCGATCCATGCATTAATAAGTCATGGAAAAATTACAAAATTGAATATATGTATAAGGACAAAACAAAGTATATCATCAAGGTAAATAATCCTGAAGGCATAAATAAAGGTGTTCAGGAGGTATATGTTGATGAAAAACTTATTGATGATAAAAAGGTAAAACTAATTGATGATAATAAAGTTCATAGTGTAGTAGTTAATCTTGGAACAAAGGTAGCTGCAAAGATATAGTAGTGGGACAAGGACTGTTCTTTGTCCTACTTTTTTATTTCGCATTGGAAAATATTTCGTCTATTATTGCTTTTTATAAATGCGAAACAAATAAGTTTTATAATTTATATTTATTTTAATTTATTTTTATATTCTTATTGACTTTTTGTTCTATCTGTTATATCATATATATAACAGATAGAACAACTGAGGTGAAAAATCGGTGTTTTTAAAGATAGAATTCGAATCAGAGATACCTATATATGTACAAATTAGAAATCAAATAGTAGAGGGTATTGCATTAGGAAAAATAAAGGAAGGTGATTCATTACCATCTATAAGGCAATTGGCAGGAGATTTTGGTATAAATCTTCATACAGTAAAAAAGGCATTTGACATATTGAAGGATGAAGGATATCTGATTGTGCACAGGAGGAAGGGATATGTCGTTTGCAAAAATGCTGTTGTAGATGAGAAGTTTATAGGAAATTATAAGAATCAAATTAGTCCAATATTGGCTGATGCATATTGTAGAGGAATGACACATGAGGAGATAATGAAAATATGTGGAGAGATATTAAGACAATTTAAAGGGTGAAATACTTTATGTCAATATCATAATCTTATTTAATTAAATGAATACTAGGAGGTATCATAAATTGGATGTTTTAAGTTATATTAGTATATTTATAACATATGTTGTAATAATTATAGTAGGGTGTATAACACCATATGTTACACGAAAAAATATTATATTCGGTGTTTATGTACCAAAAGAATACTCGAATGATAAAGAAATTCAAAAGATAAGAAGAAGCTATGTCTATAATTTTTTGATATCAAGCATTGTTTTGCTTGCTATATTAGTATTAAAACTTAAAAATATCAATATAGCAATTGGCGGTTTTTTCATTGAAATAATTTTAATGTATATATCTTATTTAAGAGCACATTCACAGGTGGCTGCGTTGAAAGCTGAAAAAGAGTGGAGCAAAGACAAAAAACAAGCAGCTGTTGTAGATATTGATTTTAGAAAGAAACCTGTCGTTGTATCGCCATTATGGTTTATAATACCTGCCTTAATTTTTATTTTTACTGTTATTGTAGGAATTTATGTGTATCCATATTTGCCTTCCAAGATACCAATGCATTTTAATTCACAAGGTATTGTTGATTCATATGCAAAGAAATCCATAGGCTCAGCTTTTTTTATAAATATTATCCAATTTTTTATTATTGGAATAATGTTTGTATGTTATAAAGCAATCGAAAGTGCAAAGCAGCAGGTGGATCCATCAAATCCAGAGGCTTCTATAGAAAAAAATTTGAGATTTAGGAAGTTATGGTCGGGAATGATAATAATTACTGCCGTAATAATAAGTAAAATTTTTATGCTAGCTGCATTTATGGTATGGGGTATATTAAAGGAAATAAATTTAGCAAATATGTTAATCGTCATAGTAACAACCATCATTATTATTGTTCCGATAGTTTTAGCAATAATAACTGGCCAAGGTGGTGAAAGAATTAGGATCGAAGGAGAGGATAAAAGCACAAAATCTTTTAACAGAGACGATGATAAATATTGGAAATTGGGTTTGTTTTACTATAATCCTGATGATCCCGCAATATTTCTCGAAAAAAGATTTGGCGTTGGTTGGACGGTAAACTATGGAAACCCTATCGTATGGATTGGAATGATTATTTTTATACTTATAATGGTGGCAATAATATTACTTCCAATGTATTTGATGAAATAATTTTGATTAGGGGGAATTTATAATGATAAGTAATACATTTTTCTATTTTTACTAAACGGTTTAGAGAGATTATTTGCTTTTACACTGCAAATTGCTTTATCTATTTTAGTTTTATACAGCATTAGGAGTGGAAAATATAGGTATTTTATATATGCTTTATTAGCACACTTTATAACAGATATTGTGGCAGGTTTATATCAAGCCAAAGTAATTACAAGTATTTTTATAGTTGAGATAGTTTTATTTATAATGGCAATATTATCGTATGCCTATATAATAAAATCAAAAAATGATATTTGAAAAACCAGGTACAAATAGTCTCTAAAAAGTTACAAAATTGTTTCATATGGAACAATTTAACAGTTGATATGATAATTTGAGTTGAAATCTATCGAAAAGAATAAATTTACGAAAAATTTACTTATAGTCTATTGACATAAATATTTATAAGGCTAGTATTAGTATAAAGGGATAATATTTTAGAGAGGAGAGATTTTATGGATAGTTCAACTATTACGATTATAAGTACGGTCTTTATGGTCATATTTGCCATTGAGGGCATATGGTGGATCGTGTGGATGGCAATAGCTGCTGCAAGAAAGATCTTTGCTAATTTTTATTTCATGCTCATAACCTTTATAATTTGGTGTATAATTGACATAATATCACTACAAAATATGAATCCGGCTTTTGCAATTGTTGATTTCATATTAGCAATCGTACCATTTATAATACTTCCTGGCATGGTAAAAGTAATAACAGAATATCAGAGGGGCGTCCTATTCCGTTTTGGTAAATTATCAGGATTGTTAGGACCTGGCTTTAACGTAATATTCCCCTTTGGAATCGATAGAGTTATAAAAGTAGATTTAAGGACATTTACAATAGACGTCGCAAAACAAGAGATTATAACAAAGGATAATGTTCCTGTTTTCGTTGATGCTGTTGTATACTTCAATGTATTTGACCCTATTCTTGCAATAACCAAGGTCGCAAATTACACACAGAGTACAACATTATTGGGACAAACGATTCTAAGGTCTATACTTGGTCAGCATGAACTTGACGAGATGCTTTCTAAGCGTGCGGAACTAAATGAAAAATTGAGGCAATTACTTGATGAGGCAACAGATCCATGGGGCATTAAAGTTACTATGGTTGAAATAAAGAGCATAGAGCTTCCCGATACAATGAAGAGGGCTATGGCAAAACAAGCTGAAGCAGAAAGAGAAAGACGCGCAAAAGTTATATCTGCTGATGGTGAATTCCAAGCATCACAAAAACTTATGGAGGCAGCACAGGTTATTTCAAAAGAACCAGCTGCAATCCAATTAAGATATTTACAGACATTGCCTGAAATAGCAGCTGAAAAGAATTCTACTATATTGTTTCCTCTTCCAATAGAGCTTTTGAACGTATTTAAGAAACTATCCGAACAAAACAGTAATAATGAGGAATAGAAAAATGGTTTATAGGAGTTCGATTTATCGAATTCTAATTTTAATACTGTTATCTAAAAAATATCATAAAATATAACTGTAAATAAAGATTGTTGAATTAATTAGGATTTAAATGAAGGGATATTTATGAAGATAAATGTAATGACATACAATATCCACGGTGGAAAGGACATTAATGATAGACTTACACTATATGGCATTGCAAAT
This portion of the Thermoanaerobacterium sp. RBIITD genome encodes:
- a CDS encoding slipin family protein, which translates into the protein MDSSTITIISTVFMVIFAIEGIWWIVWMAIAAARKIFANFYFMLITFIIWCIIDIISLQNMNPAFAIVDFILAIVPFIILPGMVKVITEYQRGVLFRFGKLSGLLGPGFNVIFPFGIDRVIKVDLRTFTIDVAKQEIITKDNVPVFVDAVVYFNVFDPILAITKVANYTQSTTLLGQTILRSILGQHELDEMLSKRAELNEKLRQLLDEATDPWGIKVTMVEIKSIELPDTMKRAMAKQAEAERERRAKVISADGEFQASQKLMEAAQVISKEPAAIQLRYLQTLPEIAAEKNSTILFPLPIELLNVFKKLSEQNSNNEE
- a CDS encoding DUF5808 domain-containing protein, whose amino-acid sequence is MDVLSYISIFITYVVIIIVGCITPYVTRKNIIFGVYVPKEYSNDKEIQKIRRSYVYNFLISSIVLLAILVLKLKNINIAIGGFFIEIILMYISYLRAHSQVAALKAEKEWSKDKKQAAVVDIDFRKKPVVVSPLWFIIPALIFIFTVIVGIYVYPYLPSKIPMHFNSQGIVDSYAKKSIGSAFFINIIQFFIIGIMFVCYKAIESAKQQVDPSNPEASIEKNLRFRKLWSGMIIITAVIISKIFMLAAFMVWGILKEINLANMLIVIVTTIIIIVPIVLAIITGQGGERIRIEGEDKSTKSFNRDDDKYWKLGLFYYNPDDPAIFLEKRFGVGWTVNYGNPIVWIGMIIFILIMVAIILLPMYLMK
- a CDS encoding GntR family transcriptional regulator, with product MFLKIEFESEIPIYVQIRNQIVEGIALGKIKEGDSLPSIRQLAGDFGINLHTVKKAFDILKDEGYLIVHRRKGYVVCKNAVVDEKFIGNYKNQISPILADAYCRGMTHEEIMKICGEILRQFKG
- a CDS encoding YhfC family glutamic-type intramembrane protease, translating into MFLFLLNGLERLFAFTLQIALSILVLYSIRSGKYRYFIYALLAHFITDIVAGLYQAKVITSIFIVEIVLFIMAILSYAYIIKSKNDI
- a CDS encoding glucoamylase family protein, whose amino-acid sequence is MILDKYFRRDIVDERELNDVLLNQEELMKHAQDLAQNHYLIKDTKLNYMLIPRMNKSYNYIKSVYRSINTGEDTQSISQDAEWLLDNFYIIEEQVKEIRRSLSKGYYSGLPGLKNSILKGYPRVYAIALELVSHTDGRIDEDTVLNFINAYQSKSLLSSGELWALGLMIRIALIENIKRSSEKIIVTQKQWHKADEVANILLSNKNISFEDVKKLIHEKVITVERIPTSFFERLLQRIRMNSDDTTILIQYIDRILQEYDTNITNIVEIDHQILAARQVSIGNAITSLKYVSTLDWAQIFERLSNVEQILRQDPDGTYPAMDFESRDYYRHEVEKIAKRYNTSETFVARKAIECAKEVLNDNNKPGYINHVGFYIIGKGKSILESKLDHNKSNIRIRRLIKKYPAAFYISSIIALTVIFICAIALLSMKVGISASNLVIMVAVSLIPVSEIAVQAVNWTLMHINKPTIIPKIELKNGIPDDSATMVIIPTLLTSVKRVKELLSQLEVIYIANKEKNLYFALVGDFKDTKEEKLPDDDKIVESALNGIKKLNKKYSPEKDVFFYFHRKRIFCKMQESFMGWERKRGAIVEFNELLNGSNDTSYNIKSTEEIDKLPHIKYVITLDADTNLTMDTAKKLVGTMMHPLNKAVIDRERNIVVEGYGLLQPRIGVDIVSANTTRFSKIFAGQGGIDPYTTAVSDVYQDLFGEGIFTGKGIYDVDVFRNILRDLIPDNAVLSHDLLEGSFVRAGLVTDILLIDGFPAKYNSYMMRLHRWVRGDWQLIPWLFKRIRNREGKLIENPLSTISKWKIIDNLRRSLVAPFTILLLFLGVLSPINGLLSLGLSMLVMFMPFLASVLDTCIGKVRVNTGSRDNVITTGIKNSFYSSLLQFAFLPYQGYMMTDAIIRTLYRVFVSKRNLLEWVTAADMERRLKNDLLSFLSKMWISITIALAFIIASGYFKPNMFYYVFAISVLWIMSPYVAYIVSYPKVDHDVELSESNIKELRKIARRTWRYFEDFVTEKENYLPPDNFQLDPYAGIAERTSPTNIGLYLSSTIAARDFGFIGTVEMIDRIENTIRTIEKMEKWHGHLYNWYKTDTLEPLRPLYVSTVDSGNLVGYLIVLKEGLKEIIEKPLIEGLYEGLVDLIDILNEDIPDLKIKDYYLKDDFNIYDWNHYLDMLEDKIERIKTDDENGWYQKTKDTIALYKKEIDELIPWTKNIDNHGIYKNLLDDLSLEGLNLAYKKLIDSDENYDNNKIMTAFNKTNEILERIHHLIDRLQNLIDATEFRPLFDSRRQLFSIGYNIEDEKLTKSYYDLFASEARQASFIAIAKKEVDMKHWFRMGRMVTAESNLKGLVSWSGTMFEYFMPLLIMRNYKNTLIDETYKFVVTMQKKYAKKYNIPWGISESGFYSFDIRLNYQYKAFGVPGLGLKRGLSHDLVIAPYGTILALPVDPQSVVTNIEKLNKLGMLGKYGLYEAIDFTPERIPYGKKYAIVKSFMSHHLGMSLLALNNFINGNIMQRRFHSDPHIKAAEILLQERIPDGTMVMREEIEAQRKFEELSKEDVKTVRVIEEFEKPLPEVHIISNGDYSVVLTDRGTGYSKKEGISVTRWRNKLGELDGTFIFIQNINSNTTWSATHAPFLEKNEKYKVVFTQDMAKFYKRVGNIDTETEIIVSPEDNAEIRRVTLKNHSQHSRTLEITSYLEPVLSDINADIAHPAFNKLFIKTENLYSSDTIIAKRRPRDLSKPSVWASHAVTVEGGETVGDTQFETDRVKFIGRGRTLKNPIALEPDRPLSNSDGSVLDPIMSLRKRIRLSPGQTAMVIFITAIGDSKNEVLKLAEKYKDVGATERAFEMSLSRGKVELDYLNLKSDELNLFQRMLPHIIFLSPIRMKKEEYILKNEKGQSGLWAYGISGDIPIVLMEIGKKEELPILKQLLKAHEYWRMKGILVDLVVLNSDKGGYIDALNDKIKDVINGSFAYNIVGSYGGIFLLQKSSMPQEDIVLLNTVARLSLKGDMPISEQIKLDIANDDERYIEWPEKVDVNYPVLQTHVYLEYDNGCGGFSDDGHSYIICLEDKKETPVPWINVISNYKFGFQVSESGSGFTWSENSREYKLTPWSNDPVLDESGEILYLRDDFTGKYWTITPKPIREDEPYIVEHGFGHTVFRHVSSEIKQDMLEFVPMNDTVKITMVKLKNLSHKNRKLSLYYYVKPVLGVFDSMTSPYIVTEMDKGLGALLIRNMYNEDFPNRISFISTSGNIRSYTGNLSEFLGSDFDIKRPESLKKESLSNNAGAGYNPCAAIQIDVELREDEEKEIIFMLGTGTSNEDVNRIIKYYKDLNNSKEALKYVDTFWGNFVSTIKVSTPDKSMDLLLNGWLLYQTISCRIWARSAFYQSGGAYGFRDQLQDTMNVVYIAPELTRAQILNACAHQYKEGDVMHWWHPGTDRGIRTRYSDDLLWLPYAVADYVNVTGDNKVLDVEMPFIEDEPLKDGEDERYNKPRIAEETGTVYEHCIRAIEHSLRFGKHGIPLMGSGDWNDGMNMVGNKGKGESIWLGWFMYVTLKKFIPLCFKNNDNEKAEKYKNIAMDIINSIEENGWDGSWYRRAYFDDGVPLGSSINSECKIDSIAQSWAAISGAAKKERVKEALDALENYLIDYDNALIKLLSPPFDKGDLNPGYIKGYVPGVRENGGQYTHAAIWAIMAYAVIGDGDMACKLYSMINPINHTRTPIECAKYKVEPYVMAADVYAVEPNVGRGGWTWYTGSSGWMYRVGIEHILGFKKIGDTLIIDPCINKSWKNYKIEYMYKDKTKYIIKVNNPEGINKGVQEVYVDEKLIDDKKVKLIDDNKVHSVVVNLGTKVAAKI